From the genome of Litorilinea aerophila, one region includes:
- a CDS encoding dihydrodipicolinate synthase family protein — protein sequence MAKARFEHMKGVFGLLPTPYDENLEIHTPDLRAAADFCCRSGQHGIVWPVMVGEFYLLGEEERIRNLDAILEEVNGRLPVIFGCSGVSIPQVVLFARAAQKAGADAVIAMAPARTNAAMAMDMYRRIAQVFDGPIVVQNHHEYAPLTGEQIASLVEEIPQIQYIKEERMPGPKHIAEVARLVGDRVKTIFGGAAGKFLPDEYRRGANGCMPACEIADLLAKVMELLWAGKEEEARELHRRLLPLIILENHPFMRYILKRRGVFTSTVERVPAGPRALDADDRREISILLKAIEQDIDAYPFGPE from the coding sequence ATGGCCAAGGCACGCTTTGAGCACATGAAGGGGGTGTTCGGCCTTCTGCCCACCCCGTACGATGAAAATCTGGAGATCCACACGCCGGATCTGCGGGCCGCTGCCGACTTCTGCTGCCGCAGCGGGCAACACGGCATCGTCTGGCCGGTGATGGTGGGCGAGTTCTACCTGCTGGGCGAGGAGGAGCGGATCCGCAACCTGGATGCCATCCTGGAAGAGGTCAACGGGCGGCTGCCGGTTATCTTTGGCTGTTCGGGCGTCTCCATCCCCCAGGTGGTGTTGTTTGCCCGGGCTGCCCAGAAGGCCGGGGCGGACGCGGTCATCGCCATGGCCCCGGCGCGGACCAACGCGGCCATGGCCATGGACATGTACCGCCGTATCGCCCAGGTCTTCGACGGCCCCATTGTGGTGCAGAATCACCACGAGTACGCCCCCTTGACCGGTGAGCAGATTGCATCCCTGGTGGAGGAGATCCCCCAGATCCAGTACATCAAGGAAGAGCGCATGCCCGGCCCCAAGCACATTGCCGAGGTGGCCCGCCTGGTGGGGGATCGGGTGAAGACCATCTTCGGCGGCGCCGCGGGCAAGTTTCTGCCCGACGAATATCGCAGGGGCGCCAACGGCTGCATGCCTGCCTGTGAAATCGCGGACCTGCTGGCCAAGGTGATGGAGCTGTTGTGGGCCGGCAAGGAAGAGGAGGCCCGGGAGCTCCACCGGCGGCTCCTGCCCCTGATCATTCTGGAAAACCACCCTTTCATGCGCTACATCCTGAAGCGGCGGGGCGTCTTCACCTCCACCGTGGAGCGGGTGCCTGCCGGTCCCCGTGCCCTGGACGCCGACGACAGGCGGGAGATCTCCATCCTGTTGAAGGCCATCGAACAGGACATAGACGCCTATCCCTTTGGCCCCGAGTAG